A region from the Bdellovibrio bacteriovorus genome encodes:
- the pyrF gene encoding orotidine-5'-phosphate decarboxylase, with product MKKNLRAHPMRNPIILALDVDTRDQALKIADDLSDIVGGFKLGPRLCLRYGMEFVKEMAQRGPIFLDNKHFDIPSTMEAAVRASFEAGASLVTVHALSGAEALKRMAAVEKELQSQRPFKILAVTILTSWDQASVPGNMKEQPIAQHVTDLVNLVSSSGLQGVVCSPHELDLLQNRDLYLVTPGIRFSMQDSGDQKRIMGPKEALRKGASALVVGRPILESNNIKETATDFVMAAYEEK from the coding sequence TTGAAAAAAAATCTTCGCGCTCATCCGATGAGAAATCCGATTATTTTAGCTCTCGACGTCGACACTCGCGACCAGGCTTTAAAAATTGCCGATGATCTTAGTGATATCGTCGGGGGATTTAAGCTGGGGCCTCGCCTCTGCCTTCGCTACGGCATGGAGTTCGTCAAAGAAATGGCACAACGGGGCCCGATTTTCCTGGATAATAAACACTTTGATATTCCTTCCACCATGGAGGCCGCCGTTCGCGCGAGTTTCGAAGCAGGGGCTTCTTTGGTCACAGTTCATGCTCTCAGTGGAGCCGAAGCCTTAAAAAGGATGGCCGCCGTAGAAAAAGAGCTGCAAAGCCAAAGGCCTTTCAAGATTTTGGCGGTCACTATTCTAACATCTTGGGATCAAGCTTCTGTCCCTGGGAATATGAAGGAACAACCGATTGCTCAGCACGTGACCGATCTGGTGAATTTAGTCAGCTCTTCGGGCCTTCAAGGCGTGGTTTGTTCTCCGCATGAATTAGACCTTTTACAAAACCGCGATCTTTACCTTGTCACACCTGGAATTCGATTTAGTATGCAGGATTCCGGCGATCAAAAGCGTATCATGGGTCCTAAAGAAGCTCTTCGTAAAGGAGCTTCGGCACTGGTCGTTGGAAGACCCATCCTTGAATCAAATAACATCAAGGAAACTGCAACAGATTTTGTAATGGCTGCTTATGAAGAAAAATAA
- a CDS encoding Ig-like domain-containing protein: protein MKYLIPFLLSMALSTPVFAQDVNDKTSNEETFEIALGEQGEVEAQTRHFYYNFGRTYLNQTKSARFYIRNTGGLPIYFNDFDISGNGFWYNENCPRLLFSGQRCSVRVYFRPNYVGNFNGRLDIEMTGAEDIRIHLRGRGIWPF, encoded by the coding sequence ATGAAGTATCTAATTCCATTTCTATTAAGTATGGCTTTATCCACTCCTGTTTTCGCGCAGGATGTAAATGATAAGACGTCGAATGAAGAAACGTTTGAAATTGCTTTAGGTGAACAAGGAGAAGTTGAAGCGCAAACCCGCCATTTTTACTACAACTTTGGTCGCACGTATTTGAATCAAACAAAATCGGCCCGCTTTTACATTCGCAACACGGGAGGTTTACCAATCTATTTCAATGATTTCGACATCAGTGGAAATGGATTTTGGTATAATGAAAACTGCCCGCGTTTGCTTTTCTCAGGACAAAGATGCTCGGTGCGCGTTTACTTTAGACCGAACTATGTCGGGAACTTCAATGGTCGACTGGATATAGAAATGACCGGAGCTGAAGACATCCGCATTCACCTTCGTGGTCGAGGCATTTGGCCGTTCTAA
- the purM gene encoding phosphoribosylformylglycinamidine cyclo-ligase, with protein sequence MSQVDYKEAGVDITKADAFVERIKKLVPTTFNDQVLQGIGGFAAVYKLNEQKYLASCTDGVGTKLKIGQHLDKHHGIGIDLVAMCVNDLLCVGARPLFFLDYMAFGKLDTRISEELITGMVDGCRQSGMALIGGETAEMPGIYKDGEYDLAGFSVGELTPSEMFKEEHMSEGDVLIGLASSGFHSNGYSLLRKLVKDTETDLLEQLLVPTQIYVETFTHLRQKFQQGILAAAHMTGGGIHNIPRMSDNFDYTISYWPSVDEMAPVFKPMLQRADLSQEELFRTFNMGVGFTVLVKKAQAEEVLAELSAKKIKAWKLGQISRGSGQITMMDWKL encoded by the coding sequence ATGTCACAAGTAGATTACAAAGAGGCCGGAGTCGACATCACAAAAGCCGATGCTTTTGTTGAAAGAATTAAAAAGCTTGTTCCGACAACATTCAACGATCAGGTGTTGCAAGGAATTGGCGGATTTGCTGCCGTCTACAAATTGAATGAGCAAAAATATCTCGCGTCTTGTACGGATGGTGTGGGGACTAAGCTGAAGATTGGTCAGCACCTCGATAAACACCACGGTATCGGGATTGATTTGGTTGCGATGTGTGTGAACGATCTTTTGTGTGTCGGTGCGCGCCCTTTGTTTTTTTTAGATTACATGGCCTTCGGAAAACTAGACACACGCATCAGTGAAGAATTGATTACTGGCATGGTCGACGGTTGCCGTCAGTCGGGTATGGCGTTAATAGGTGGAGAAACCGCCGAAATGCCAGGAATCTATAAAGACGGAGAGTATGATCTGGCAGGCTTTAGCGTCGGGGAATTAACTCCTTCAGAAATGTTCAAAGAAGAACACATGAGCGAAGGCGATGTTTTAATCGGTCTTGCCTCCAGTGGTTTTCACTCCAACGGTTATTCGCTTTTACGAAAATTAGTGAAGGACACAGAAACAGATCTTTTAGAACAGTTGCTTGTGCCAACGCAAATCTATGTGGAAACTTTCACTCATCTTCGCCAAAAATTCCAGCAGGGAATTCTTGCCGCCGCCCATATGACAGGGGGAGGTATTCACAATATTCCACGCATGAGTGATAACTTCGATTACACGATTTCGTATTGGCCTTCCGTTGACGAGATGGCACCTGTTTTTAAACCGATGCTTCAGCGCGCGGATTTATCACAAGAAGAACTTTTCCGTACTTTTAACATGGGAGTTGGCTTCACCGTTTTGGTTAAGAAAGCTCAGGCCGAGGAAGTCCTTGCCGAATTGAGTGCTAAAAAAATAAAAGCGTGGAAGCTGGGACAAATCTCTCGCGGTTCTGGTCAAATAACGATGATGGATTGGAAGCTATAA
- the purH gene encoding bifunctional phosphoribosylaminoimidazolecarboxamide formyltransferase/IMP cyclohydrolase has product MRQIRRALLSVSDKTGLVELAKVLAAKNVELIASGGTAKALETAGLKVTPVEKLSGHGEAFQGRMKTISFEIASSLLFRRDDASDIEQAEKLGIQPIDLVVVNLYPFHETLKKQSGFEECIENIDIGGPTLLRAGAKNFQSVTVLCESNQYSEFVQEFRNTGSTSFEFRQKCASRVYTMTAFYDMAIAGFLTQKSGEALRYGENPHQKAFVLKNPFEEGLAHAKSLQGKEMSYNNYLDADFALKTLQDVHSWQKDKALPTAVVVKHNTPCGLAIAESPLRALKKAWKGDEKSSFGGIIALNFPVTDEVATFFSEKFVEVILAPSFSDSAREKLKKNCRVMEVGLTPHSSWQVRSIEGGVLMQEQDSFDLSQMKTVTQKKFAADKEKLAGFAALAVKNLKSNAIALCRQEGPEFELLTMGSGQTNRVDCIEKLIHSRLSDKGIKDISDVVLSSDAFFPFADSIQVAANLGVKYIIQPGGSIKDSDVIAEADRLDIAMIFTGRRHFLH; this is encoded by the coding sequence ATGAGACAGATTCGTCGCGCTTTATTAAGCGTTTCTGATAAAACGGGTTTAGTAGAATTAGCCAAAGTTTTGGCAGCAAAAAATGTCGAGTTGATCGCGAGTGGTGGAACGGCTAAAGCTCTTGAGACTGCGGGCCTTAAAGTCACCCCTGTTGAAAAACTGAGTGGTCATGGAGAAGCCTTTCAAGGACGAATGAAAACCATCAGCTTTGAAATTGCCTCAAGTCTTTTATTCCGTCGTGACGATGCCAGCGACATCGAGCAAGCTGAAAAGCTCGGAATTCAGCCGATTGATTTAGTCGTCGTTAATCTTTACCCTTTTCATGAAACTTTGAAAAAGCAAAGTGGCTTTGAAGAGTGCATTGAAAACATTGATATTGGTGGCCCCACTCTTCTTCGCGCGGGAGCAAAAAACTTTCAGTCCGTAACTGTACTTTGTGAATCCAATCAGTATTCAGAGTTTGTTCAAGAATTTCGGAACACAGGTAGTACTTCTTTTGAGTTCCGCCAAAAATGTGCATCGCGGGTTTATACGATGACAGCTTTTTATGACATGGCCATTGCGGGTTTTCTGACTCAGAAAAGTGGCGAAGCACTTCGTTACGGTGAAAATCCTCACCAAAAAGCCTTCGTTCTGAAAAATCCATTTGAAGAAGGTTTGGCACACGCAAAATCCCTTCAAGGAAAAGAGATGTCTTACAATAACTATTTAGACGCAGATTTTGCTCTAAAGACTTTGCAAGATGTGCATTCATGGCAAAAAGACAAAGCTTTACCTACCGCCGTGGTGGTGAAACATAATACGCCATGCGGTTTGGCGATTGCGGAGTCACCTCTGCGCGCCTTAAAAAAAGCCTGGAAGGGCGACGAAAAAAGTTCTTTTGGCGGAATCATCGCTTTAAATTTCCCGGTGACCGACGAAGTCGCGACATTCTTTTCAGAAAAATTTGTCGAAGTGATTTTAGCGCCTTCTTTCTCTGATTCTGCTCGCGAAAAATTGAAAAAGAACTGTCGCGTGATGGAAGTCGGCTTAACACCCCATTCCTCTTGGCAAGTGCGCTCGATTGAAGGCGGCGTGCTGATGCAAGAACAAGATAGTTTTGATCTGTCTCAGATGAAAACCGTGACGCAGAAAAAGTTTGCAGCGGATAAAGAAAAGCTCGCGGGATTCGCCGCATTGGCCGTTAAAAATCTAAAAAGCAACGCGATTGCTTTGTGTCGACAAGAGGGGCCTGAATTTGAACTCCTCACGATGGGCTCAGGTCAGACAAACCGTGTGGATTGCATTGAAAAACTGATCCATTCACGTCTTAGCGATAAAGGAATCAAAGATATTTCTGATGTCGTGCTTTCCTCAGATGCTTTCTTTCCGTTTGCCGATTCGATTCAGGTTGCTGCGAATTTAGGGGTTAAATATATCATTCAGCCGGGGGGCTCTATCAAAGACAGCGATGTGATCGCTGAAGCGGACCGTCTGGATATTGCCATGATCTTTACGGGTCGCCGTCATTTTCTTCATTAA
- a CDS encoding phosphoribosylformylglycinamidine synthase subunit PurQ: MSMKPKFLVLWGDGINCENETARAIDLAGGDACKVHVNELLKNPALLRDHQAMVFPGGFSFGDHLGSGQILALKLENTLKEELRTFVKTKPVLGICNGFQTLVRLGLLPDADFQRSCALVKNEQGHFIDHWTTLEKNSSSPCIWTKNLPAEFALPIRHGEGRFVCQDEKVLGRLLQNQQAVLRYKENVNGATERIAGVCDPSGLVFALMPHPEAALHDWHLPFAGKAWGLEFFKSAVEFLRGEL, from the coding sequence ATGTCTATGAAGCCTAAGTTTTTAGTTCTTTGGGGAGACGGCATTAATTGTGAAAATGAAACCGCGCGGGCTATCGATTTAGCTGGTGGTGACGCTTGCAAAGTGCATGTGAACGAGCTTCTAAAAAATCCCGCTCTTTTGCGGGATCATCAGGCGATGGTGTTCCCCGGCGGGTTTTCATTCGGAGATCATCTTGGAAGCGGCCAGATTCTCGCATTAAAGTTAGAAAATACTTTAAAAGAAGAACTGCGAACTTTCGTTAAAACCAAACCGGTTTTAGGAATTTGCAATGGCTTTCAAACTCTTGTACGACTGGGATTGTTGCCGGATGCGGACTTTCAAAGATCTTGTGCCTTAGTTAAGAATGAACAGGGTCATTTTATCGATCACTGGACGACATTAGAAAAAAACTCTTCATCTCCATGTATTTGGACGAAAAACTTACCTGCAGAATTTGCACTTCCGATCCGACACGGGGAGGGCCGCTTCGTCTGTCAGGATGAAAAAGTTCTGGGACGTCTCTTACAAAACCAACAAGCGGTTCTTCGCTACAAAGAAAACGTCAATGGAGCCACTGAGCGTATTGCCGGAGTCTGCGATCCTTCAGGGCTGGTCTTTGCCTTAATGCCTCACCCAGAAGCTGCTTTACACGACTGGCATTTACCATTCGCGGGAAAAGCCTGGGGTTTGGAATTTTTTAAAAGTGCAGTTGAATTCTTAAGGGGAGAACTATGA
- a CDS encoding phosphoribosylformylglycinamidine synthase subunit PurL, translated as MQRISVRSLYDHSTENALKKAFEKEAPLKALRLRRVYWLLEKTPGLSQEIRLDTLMDKIFFDPVAEEIQHGFPEFHLQSTYVELRFLAGVTDNLARSATEALMLFSSQHNSSWQDFGIEAHSGWELEIEGDYSQKQIEKILFQSLANPLLHKVEIARGSELHQSNPWKDFSKFWQSPALEKRRLQLFDLNMETLKRINEERGLALVDEEIHTIIQHFSSSEMLQARTSLGWAHKITEVELECLAQTWSEHCKHKIFAAEVNYTEETGSFPAVGNKNITSLYKTYIQKATKELESCGYLVSVFKDNGGIVDFDKNINVCVKVETHNSPSALDPFGGALTGILGVNRDILGCGLGAKPVANTDVFCLSKKDLFPAADSPKRPELLKEPGVIFRGVHQGVEEGGNQSGIPTINGSFYFASEFAAKPLIFVGSLGVMPKTVKGRPSEKKKIAPGDLIVVAGGRLGKDGVHGATFSSLALHDQVSSNVVQIGDSITQKRLLDFTLQARDRGWIQAITDNGAGGVSSSIGEMAQFSGGARMDLSQHPLKYGSLEYWEMLVSESQERMSYAVAPGDIQNFLTLAKDMGVEATVLGEFTDSGRFDVSYGDTPLASLDLHFLHEGLSRMKIPAHFEGPKAYKEYHRENPRKASPAKNASSLLSALKDVLASPNVASREPLVRYYDHEVQGATRVKPYAGKTQNGANDAGVIDLSVHGGEKNNAVAVSNGLCPQFSYYDTYLMAQKAVDEAVRNLVATGVNPRRMALVDNFCWPDPIGKKTNPDAAHKMAQLVRACEGMYEAALAYKAPLVSGKDSMKNDFIGKTKGGETVKISVPPTLLMTAIGQIPDADKVTPGFFQNAGDEIYVIGNLTRSLYASAFSEEFEVQNDVAPEYPILQKNIELYQKIYESQQASMLSSCHDISEGGLMTALAESGFGNSLGMKLSLNDLSWEELWSETGSLFVVSVPVNKKTAFETHFAGWFKHLGTVLNEPEFKVEFAGASASTSLQSLQKSWSEGVKNVYEA; from the coding sequence ATGCAAAGAATTTCTGTTCGCAGTCTTTATGATCACAGTACCGAAAACGCATTAAAAAAAGCCTTTGAAAAGGAAGCGCCCTTGAAAGCGCTTCGTCTTCGCCGTGTGTACTGGCTTTTAGAAAAAACGCCAGGTTTAAGTCAGGAAATCCGTTTAGACACTTTGATGGACAAGATCTTCTTTGATCCGGTAGCGGAAGAAATTCAACATGGTTTCCCCGAGTTTCATCTTCAATCCACCTATGTGGAATTGCGTTTCCTAGCAGGGGTGACTGACAACTTGGCAAGATCAGCAACAGAAGCCTTAATGCTTTTTTCTTCGCAACATAATTCTTCTTGGCAGGATTTTGGAATTGAAGCCCACAGCGGATGGGAGCTTGAAATTGAGGGGGATTATTCGCAAAAGCAGATCGAAAAAATTCTTTTTCAGTCTTTAGCAAACCCTCTTTTACACAAAGTTGAAATCGCTCGCGGATCCGAACTTCATCAATCAAATCCTTGGAAAGATTTTTCCAAATTCTGGCAGTCTCCGGCATTGGAAAAACGCCGCCTTCAGCTATTTGATCTGAACATGGAAACACTGAAGCGCATTAACGAAGAACGCGGTTTAGCTCTGGTGGATGAAGAAATCCATACGATCATTCAACATTTTTCTTCTTCAGAAATGCTTCAAGCTCGAACGTCTTTAGGATGGGCTCATAAAATCACGGAAGTGGAACTAGAGTGTTTAGCACAAACCTGGAGCGAGCACTGTAAGCACAAGATCTTTGCCGCTGAAGTTAATTACACCGAAGAAACAGGGAGTTTCCCTGCGGTAGGAAATAAAAACATCACTAGCCTTTATAAAACGTATATTCAAAAGGCCACAAAAGAACTCGAGTCTTGTGGATACCTGGTTTCCGTTTTTAAAGACAACGGTGGCATCGTTGATTTTGATAAAAACATCAATGTTTGCGTTAAAGTCGAAACTCACAACAGTCCCTCAGCTCTCGATCCTTTTGGTGGCGCTTTGACAGGGATTTTAGGAGTGAACCGCGATATCTTAGGTTGCGGCTTAGGAGCTAAACCCGTTGCGAATACGGATGTTTTCTGTCTTTCCAAAAAAGATTTATTCCCGGCCGCAGACTCTCCGAAGCGTCCTGAACTTTTGAAAGAGCCTGGCGTTATTTTCCGTGGTGTCCACCAAGGTGTCGAAGAGGGCGGAAATCAAAGTGGTATTCCTACTATCAATGGCAGCTTTTATTTTGCCAGCGAATTTGCAGCGAAGCCTTTGATCTTTGTGGGTTCTTTAGGCGTGATGCCTAAGACCGTTAAAGGACGCCCCAGTGAAAAGAAAAAAATTGCGCCAGGTGATCTCATCGTTGTCGCCGGTGGCCGTCTAGGCAAAGATGGCGTGCATGGCGCGACGTTCAGCTCATTAGCGTTACACGATCAAGTTTCCTCCAATGTCGTGCAAATCGGAGATAGCATCACGCAAAAGCGTTTGCTGGATTTTACTTTGCAAGCTCGCGACCGCGGTTGGATCCAAGCCATCACTGATAATGGAGCCGGCGGAGTCAGTTCTTCCATTGGCGAAATGGCGCAGTTCTCGGGCGGCGCAAGAATGGATTTAAGTCAGCATCCTTTGAAATACGGAAGTCTTGAATACTGGGAAATGTTAGTCAGTGAATCGCAAGAGCGCATGTCTTATGCGGTGGCTCCAGGCGATATTCAAAACTTTTTAACTCTGGCAAAAGACATGGGAGTTGAAGCAACCGTTCTTGGAGAATTCACGGATTCAGGACGATTCGATGTTTCTTACGGTGATACGCCGTTAGCGTCGTTGGATCTGCATTTTCTGCACGAGGGTCTGAGTCGCATGAAGATTCCAGCCCATTTCGAAGGACCGAAAGCCTATAAGGAATACCATCGTGAAAATCCACGAAAGGCATCTCCAGCAAAAAACGCAAGCTCTCTTCTTTCCGCACTCAAAGACGTTTTAGCTTCGCCGAATGTGGCTTCAAGAGAGCCTCTGGTGCGCTACTACGATCATGAAGTGCAAGGAGCAACAAGAGTGAAACCCTACGCGGGTAAAACTCAAAATGGTGCGAACGATGCCGGCGTCATTGATCTGTCAGTCCATGGCGGTGAAAAAAATAATGCCGTCGCGGTATCAAATGGTCTATGCCCTCAGTTTTCTTACTATGACACTTACCTCATGGCGCAAAAAGCCGTCGACGAAGCGGTTCGCAATCTTGTCGCAACAGGAGTTAATCCCCGCCGGATGGCTCTCGTGGATAATTTCTGCTGGCCTGATCCGATTGGTAAAAAAACAAATCCGGATGCCGCTCACAAGATGGCCCAGCTTGTCCGTGCATGCGAAGGTATGTACGAAGCGGCTCTCGCGTACAAGGCGCCTTTAGTCAGTGGCAAGGACAGCATGAAAAATGACTTCATTGGAAAAACCAAAGGTGGTGAGACCGTCAAAATTTCTGTTCCGCCGACTTTGTTAATGACGGCAATTGGTCAAATTCCTGACGCTGATAAAGTCACTCCGGGATTTTTTCAGAATGCCGGCGACGAAATCTATGTCATCGGAAATTTGACACGCAGTTTGTATGCTTCGGCATTTTCAGAAGAATTCGAAGTTCAAAACGACGTGGCGCCAGAGTATCCGATTTTGCAAAAAAATATCGAGTTGTACCAAAAAATTTATGAGTCTCAGCAAGCCTCAATGCTTTCTTCCTGCCACGATATTTCCGAAGGCGGCTTGATGACGGCCTTAGCGGAAAGTGGTTTCGGAAATTCTTTAGGCATGAAGCTTTCTTTAAACGATCTTTCTTGGGAAGAACTTTGGTCTGAAACAGGATCTTTATTCGTTGTCAGTGTCCCCGTAAATAAAAAGACGGCTTTTGAAACCCACTTTGCCGGATGGTTCAAACATCTCGGTACAGTTCTGAATGAACCAGAGTTTAAAGTAGAATTTGCCGGCGCATCGGCAAGCACATCTTTACAAAGCTTGCAGAAATCCTGGTCTGAAGGAGTTAAAAATGTCTATGAAGCCTAA
- the purN gene encoding phosphoribosylglycinamide formyltransferase, translated as MRPVRIAIFASGTGSNAMALVAKAQELSKEKIEIAFILSDKPAAPVLEKAKNAGVRTYLVEKKADRKAHEAEVLSLLHEYHVDWIFLAGYMRLLSADFIQHFRQWHEGAEQIVNIHPSLLPAYPGVDSIARAFSDSVKESGVTLHLVDEGMDTGRILVQEIVCRSQDSTLPAWTQQFHEVEHRLYSQFLENVALGRQPTVYFKETP; from the coding sequence ATGAGACCTGTTCGCATCGCCATTTTTGCTTCAGGGACAGGATCAAATGCGATGGCTCTAGTCGCAAAAGCCCAAGAGCTATCAAAAGAAAAGATCGAGATTGCCTTTATCCTTTCTGACAAACCCGCAGCCCCCGTTCTTGAGAAAGCCAAAAACGCCGGTGTGCGCACTTATCTTGTAGAAAAGAAGGCAGATCGTAAGGCCCACGAGGCGGAAGTTTTAAGCCTTCTTCACGAGTATCACGTGGATTGGATTTTTTTAGCAGGCTACATGCGATTGCTATCGGCCGATTTTATTCAACACTTCCGCCAGTGGCATGAGGGCGCCGAACAAATAGTGAATATTCATCCTTCATTATTGCCAGCATATCCGGGCGTGGATTCGATCGCGCGCGCGTTTAGCGACAGTGTAAAAGAAAGTGGCGTGACTCTTCATTTGGTGGATGAAGGCATGGATACCGGACGGATTTTAGTTCAGGAAATTGTTTGTCGTAGTCAGGATTCAACTCTTCCGGCATGGACACAACAATTTCATGAAGTGGAACACCGCCTTTACAGTCAGTTTCTAGAGAACGTGGCTTTGGGACGTCAACCGACGGTCTATTTTAAGGAGACACCGTGA
- the purD gene encoding phosphoribosylamine--glycine ligase gives MKVVVVGKGGREHALAQKLKESSLVSELWVCPGNPGMRVAGLQCASAESPAEIETFCLQNQVSLVVVGPEAAILSDLKQRLEAQGISCFAPSAKVAELESSKLFCKGVLQESQVPTAACHVGYSEKEAMTYLEQHDFQKPIVIKADGLAQGKGVWVCESLEKSQEAVRVLGSQYGYPLLLEECLIGKELSAFALCDGKDFVLLGTACDYKRITPDPFSANTGGMGAYSPCDFITKEDESTIHQIFAKTLACLHAKNLPYQGFLFAGLMKTNQGLYVLEYNVRMGDPETQALLPRLKSDLAKLIVTAVTHELKNQVCEVKPETSVHVVAVSEGYPQGPLNTGHPVAIEPKVRHQLYYAGVSEMQNTLVNSGGRVLGITALAASREEARELAYQDIQKVSFKGMYVREDIGL, from the coding sequence ATGAAAGTCGTTGTTGTTGGTAAAGGCGGAAGAGAACACGCTCTGGCTCAGAAGCTTAAAGAGTCTTCTTTAGTCAGTGAGCTTTGGGTGTGCCCGGGAAACCCGGGGATGCGAGTTGCAGGTTTACAATGTGCATCCGCTGAATCGCCTGCAGAAATTGAAACTTTTTGTCTGCAGAATCAAGTGTCCTTGGTTGTCGTAGGACCCGAAGCCGCAATTCTTTCCGACTTAAAACAACGATTGGAAGCTCAAGGTATTTCTTGTTTTGCACCTTCAGCAAAAGTCGCAGAACTTGAATCTTCAAAGCTTTTTTGCAAAGGCGTTCTTCAAGAATCTCAAGTCCCGACGGCAGCCTGCCATGTCGGTTACTCTGAGAAAGAGGCGATGACATATTTAGAGCAGCACGACTTCCAAAAACCCATCGTTATTAAAGCTGATGGGTTGGCGCAGGGAAAGGGCGTGTGGGTCTGTGAAAGTCTTGAAAAATCCCAAGAAGCCGTTCGCGTGCTAGGCAGTCAGTATGGCTATCCTTTACTTCTTGAAGAATGTTTGATCGGAAAAGAGCTTTCTGCGTTTGCTCTTTGTGACGGAAAAGACTTTGTTCTATTGGGCACAGCCTGTGATTACAAGCGCATTACTCCGGATCCTTTCAGTGCAAACACCGGAGGCATGGGCGCCTACAGTCCTTGTGACTTTATCACCAAAGAAGACGAAAGCACGATTCACCAGATCTTCGCCAAAACCTTGGCCTGCTTGCACGCTAAGAATCTTCCCTATCAGGGATTTTTGTTTGCAGGTTTGATGAAAACAAACCAAGGACTTTATGTCCTAGAATACAATGTGCGTATGGGTGATCCCGAAACACAAGCTCTTCTGCCACGTCTGAAATCAGACTTAGCGAAGCTTATTGTTACGGCCGTGACACACGAATTAAAAAACCAGGTTTGTGAGGTGAAACCAGAAACTTCCGTTCACGTTGTGGCGGTGAGTGAAGGTTATCCGCAAGGTCCTTTGAATACCGGTCATCCCGTCGCCATCGAACCCAAAGTTCGTCATCAATTGTACTATGCCGGGGTCAGCGAAATGCAAAATACGCTTGTTAACTCGGGGGGAAGAGTCTTAGGAATCACCGCTTTAGCGGCCTCGCGCGAAGAAGCCCGTGAGCTTGCTTACCAAGACATTCAAAAAGTTTCCTTTAAAGGAATGTATGTGCGAGAGGACATCGGACTATGA
- a CDS encoding phosphoribosylaminoimidazolesuccinocarboxamide synthase yields MELIYKGSVKDLYKNGDSLVFNYSNRYSIFDWGEMPNEIPMKGAALASMAASFFEYLAKKGIPSHFVKTTGENTIAVKPVKVLRPEWYEGQYDYSVYKDVPTNCLVPLEVIFRKFLGQGNSLEGRLKKNPAYLQDLQLTEMPNASTVFSPALIEFSTKLETSDRYLSRAEIAQMNIVTDEELQNLRLNTQAVVQELEKLFASFGVKLWDGKLEFAFGDKEPSGARTLLLVDSIGPDELRLTYEGLPLSKEFLRQLYAPTSWHAAVKKAKEMAQERKTQDWKGICREELREVPQSLNPAQIEVSSLLYQALANEVASVVGRKKPFAEELNLKLWHQKAQKVLES; encoded by the coding sequence ATGGAACTAATTTATAAAGGCTCCGTCAAAGATCTTTATAAAAATGGCGACAGCTTGGTGTTTAATTATAGCAATCGTTACTCGATCTTTGATTGGGGTGAAATGCCCAACGAAATTCCAATGAAAGGCGCCGCACTGGCGTCCATGGCGGCATCGTTTTTCGAGTATCTGGCGAAGAAAGGAATTCCTTCGCATTTCGTAAAAACAACGGGCGAAAATACGATCGCCGTTAAGCCCGTGAAGGTGCTTCGTCCAGAATGGTATGAAGGTCAGTATGACTATTCGGTCTATAAAGATGTTCCTACGAACTGTCTTGTGCCTTTAGAAGTCATTTTTAGAAAATTCTTGGGCCAAGGAAACTCTTTAGAAGGCCGTTTGAAGAAAAATCCTGCTTATTTGCAGGACTTGCAATTAACAGAGATGCCAAATGCATCGACGGTATTTTCTCCTGCGCTGATTGAGTTTTCAACAAAGCTTGAAACTTCGGACCGTTATCTAAGCCGCGCCGAAATCGCGCAGATGAATATCGTAACGGATGAAGAGCTGCAAAACTTGCGTCTGAACACCCAAGCGGTCGTTCAAGAGTTGGAAAAGCTCTTTGCTTCCTTCGGTGTGAAGCTTTGGGATGGAAAGTTAGAATTTGCCTTTGGAGATAAAGAACCCTCTGGAGCAAGGACGCTCCTTCTTGTTGATTCTATCGGACCTGATGAGCTTCGTCTGACATATGAAGGCCTTCCCTTGTCGAAAGAATTCCTTCGTCAATTGTATGCGCCAACTTCTTGGCATGCCGCTGTCAAGAAAGCCAAAGAGATGGCACAGGAACGCAAGACTCAAGATTGGAAAGGCATTTGTCGCGAAGAACTTCGTGAAGTGCCACAAAGTCTGAATCCCGCGCAGATTGAAGTAAGTTCTCTCTTATATCAAGCCTTGGCGAACGAAGTGGCGTCAGTGGTGGGTCGTAAAAAACCATTTGCTGAAGAACTTAATTTGAAATTGTGGCATCAAAAAGCGCAAAAAGTTTTGGAGTCATAA